The sequence TCCAAGAATCAACTTCTACAGGGGGGGGAAAAAGGGCGggctggggggggggggggtgctaAGGTACCATTACAGGTCCCGACCTTTGTGCAGTGGATAAGACCATTTTACATTGGTTTAACTACTGCTAGAATATTACCTATCCAataatttgaaaaggaaaatgctaTGCCACTATGTATCACTCAAAAGTTCTAATTTgtccaaaataaatttaaattaaggaGGATTTTTCATGCCTCACCTCAGCATAATCAATTCTTCCACCAGCTTCATTTATTTCTTGGATAATCATGTTTCTTAACTCTCCACTGTTTACTTGACCCTTTTCTGCAGCAAATTTAGCTCTTGACAATGACCTGTTTATAGACAATGCCTGCAGAATTTACAGAAGCAATTGTACAATGATGTAAACAATATATTTGCTAGAGAAGTATAGgatagaaaaaaataacaataattaagataaattaGAAAAGATGTATAtatcaaaagtcaaaatatCTGCAAAGGGAGGAGGAAAAAAACTGGTTTAAGCAGCCAATGCTGATGATCTTTTATtcacaaaataactaaaactcCGCAGCATTTAAAACATTGTTTTCATGGTAGAGAAATGTATCTATATGCAAATTGGTAGTAAAGCTTCATGAGAATATTAAAGGAATAACCAACATTGAGAGAACCTTTTTCCTCTCTTCAGTTGATAGGTGCACATTGCGTGAACTCATTGCGAGGCCATCATTCTCACGCACTATATCAGAACCTATCACTTCTATGGAAAAATCAAGATCTCGAACCTGGAAGAAttcagtaagaaaaaaaattaacaagcaGCACAGTCAGACCAGCTAGAAATCGCAAATGACATCAATTTGTTAATATCTTTCTACATATTAGTGGAACAACTAGGTTAGAAGATGAAACAAGACCAAATCAAGGTCTCTAGAATCAGTACAAACCCAAAACGCATTTGGTCAGGCTCAAAACTGAACTAACACTAACATTGCCAACCAAAGAACAGAACCAGtttgttgaaaatttaaattgttttaaatGTCATACGTAATATCAAGTGAAGTTCTGCACAACAGAAAAGCCTAATGATAAAATCACAATACAATGTGAATAATACTATTTCTTAGATTCAATGAATACTTTAATAAAAAGTTGATGAATGTGAGCAGTGgaagactctctctctctctcttcacagAGGGCCTATGCAAGATCAAGATAACACTTGAGTTGCGTGCATGTGTCATAATGACTAAATGGGTTGCTTTATAtaatcttcttcatttttcagGTTCCAaataaacatacaaaaaaaaaaaagggaattagGGACACTCATAATGAAGATAAAAATACCATattcctctcttatttatagaaTAGAAGAGAAGTTGAGCTCACCATCCGCTGAATAATCCGCCATTGTTGATAATCCTTCTTGCCAAACAGAGCAACATCAGGCTCCACTATATTAAACAGCTTGGTGACAACGGTGGCAACGCCTCTAAAGAACACAGGCCTACTCTTCCCACACATACCCTTTTCCAACCTCTCAACTCTCACCCAAGTTTCATGCCCCAAACCTCTCTCCTCAACACAAGACACTGCCCCTTTCTTCTCTACCTCACCATCACCACCAACACCAGAGTTCCCATAGTCATACAGATTGTACGGATGGAAAACAACATCAACACCACCAGGAACAGCCATGAGCTTTTGGATATCACCATCAAAGTCAGATGGGTATGTGGAAAGGTCCTCAGTTGGAGAGAACTGACCTGGGTTCACATAGATTGAGACCACTATGAGATTTGTGTGCTTGTGGGCTTCTTTAATCAATGATATGTGGCCCTCATGGAGATATCCCATGGTGGGTACCAAGCCTATGGTCTTGCCTTGGGATCTCATGGCCCTTGACCATTTTCTCATCTGATTCTTGTCTGTTATTATCTCTGGCTCTTTCTCATTCTTATGGCTGCTTTCCGTTGGTATTTGGGAATTGTGGGTCTTTTCCATTAGAGCAgaacaagtctaagaaaaagTGGGATTTGTCAATTGATAGTGAAGTTCCAAAGAAGCGTGTATGCTACTATGCTATGTTTCTGAAGACATACATGGCTCTGTGAATTGGAAAGGGTAATGTAAtgccaaaaatagaaaaaatgggTAGGCGGCGGATTGGTTGGAGTCGCATCTTTGAGTTgaccaattattatttttgtctatCATTTTTAATAGAACTGAACAAAAAGTCGTACGAAGTTTGGCTGCAAACTTATAGCCATTATTTCTGATTCTCAACTAAAATAATTAACATAGCTTTATATTTAGGAAATCTAATTATATCACTGGACACTTTTAGTGTGATTATAACTTTATAAGTGCAAATTGTTTGTAgggtagaaaaaaaatttaatcattcaaTTATATGTTTACGTGCAAAGTTAGATTTGACCTTATATAATAGATTAAAATAAGTTATCTAACAGTGCATCAACAtgacaaatattaaaaatagagaggtactacgtccacaatatttttacaacaaatcataggtggttagttgttattagttcaaatttgaacctaacactaagattacttttttgccccaacaataacaaccattaacatcctgccacttagaatttgttgtaaaaatattgtaaaaatgttgtggacatatcatttctcttaaaaatatGCTAACTTTAACATGACACTCGGAAAAGAAGATAATGATAGTAAGAATATAAAAGAACACAAGATGTATGTGAAAAACCCTAGAAATGGATGAAAAGTCACGGTTTGAGCAAGAATAGAATGTTTTTGCTCTGCTCAAATTGTATTATGTGTGAAAAAAGGTCAATCTCGTACAAAAAGGGTGTTCTTCCTTCCTATCTTATCAACTTTCTACTCTTTTCTACAAATATCTACTTGGGTTCTTACCCTAAAAGTACACTTGCATGTTCTTCTTATAATTTGTGGAATATGGCTGAGTACAAAGACATGTGTCAAGTCatcatttctctattttggATTCTTCCACAACTGTGATATTATCTGCTAAGTAGAGGATAGAACTTACGCCAATGTGGCACTGGGACTTGTGAGTAGGTGACTTTACCATTGTTTGGGAAACCAACTCTGTACATTGAGAAGGACATCAGTAGTGTTGTGAATGGTACACGTGTCTCTGAAGTGGTCCACCATGCATTCAACCAATAAGGGGTGTCCTCATAGCTTCTGACCTTAGAAAGTCACTATCTCCCTTTTATGAGTGCTTGAGTACCATGTCAGATGCATATCTTACTCACTTCTCAAGGCAGTCTCACCTTTGGCACAGACTTAGGATAGGATCTTTTAGCCAACACTTCCTATTCGTTTGCTCACAACCATTCCACGTGTAAGGTCCAGATCCAACCACATATGCATTCTCTCATGCCTTAGTGGTGTTATGTACATTAGCCCCCTGATTGTCAATGACGTTTAATGGCAAAGGCCTTTGACAATCACATTGATTCAAGCATTAACATTCTAGTAGTCATGCCTTGTGACGTTTGAATATGGACACGTGGCTCATAGGGGTGCTTCTAGCCATTTTAGCGCCTCTTCGTTTCTTCTGTTTTGGCAGTTAGACATTACTCCTCATAAATGCCATATCTCTTCACTTAACTGCAGTTGAGGATTTAAATAGGGAAtgtttcttcttcattcttcatTCCCTTTGTATCTTCAGATTCTCCCAAAGAACCTTAAcctccataaaaaaaatgtcgAACCTTTCTTCTACCGGTTCCAAGTCCCCAAAACACACTTCGTGCTCCTCTGAGAGTGCCTCTAGTGACCACActccttcccccccccccccccaccaagCCTTATGCATCCCTCTCTCCCTTTTCCCATTCACCCTTTGCCTCCTCATGTCTCCATTCCCGAAGAGGTCACTCCCTTCAACTAGAGcgacgaagaagaagagaactCAAAAGAACTTCAGTTGAAGGCTAAAGAGGATGCTGAGGAGGCAACGACTGCTGCATTTGTGGATGCCCCCATTAGGCACAGGAGATGGTGCAAGCCTTCCCAATCAGGCTCGGAGTCCAGTGGTTCAGAGTTTTCTGACTCTAAGGAGTCAGACTCCTCTGACAGCTCCTTTGACAGTTCTAACTCAGGGGAGGATGAAGGAAAAGACATGATAGGCCACAAGGGCCAAATCATTTAAATCCTTCTTtccaattttgtaaaaaaatttaacacaaaagaatatatatgaaagaaaaagaaagtttattttattatatgtttattgtttttatttatgttatgctttatgtttattttatcaCCTATAAAATTCCTACGCAAAGACATAAAATGTAAACATGTCAGTTAACAAAATGTGAAATGAAATAAACCAAACTAAACCTGTTAGTGAAGGGTTACGCCTTTATACTTTGTCTGTGAAGGCAGTTTCTTTGATTTCAGCACCATCAACTGCCCTTTTTTGTCAGAGATTTAAATCTTTCCCTACGCTGACacatgtaaattttgaaaagataTCTCACTTTTGAACCAGCCTCTTTTTGGAGGGAAAATATTAACTTTTCAAAGTATAAGAGGAAATGAAAGATATTTCCCTTccttatttctctctttttcccttatcttcttcttcttcaatccaAATCCCAAAATTCTTTTCAAACACCAAATCATGGGTGTAAAATGTGATCTAAGATCCAGTTCTACAAAATTTGCAGATACTACACTTTTGAAGAGTAACAAACCCCTTCTAGGAGGAGGTGAAAATCCTTCCATAGAGGAACAATGGATTATCCCTCCCTTCTTCGAAGACTATCTGTTTGATAAAAGTCTCGATTGGGATTTAGCCCCTTGTTCTGAAAACCCTCCCTACACAGCATGTGAGGAACTTGATGATCTTCTAACCATGGATCTGGAATTAAAGAACATTCCTAGGCTTGGCAGCAAATGGGACTTTTCTCCCACCGTGGATGTGGTCTTTAAATCTTACACTTTTATTTCCAGAGGTTGGAGAAGCTGGTGTTGCAGAGTGTTGGCTCATCCTCCTTTCATGGACATCTTACAGAGAGTGAAACTTGTGAACATCATTCTTGTGTTCTCTGGTCTAGAGATCAGCAAAGATAGTGAAAGTCTCTTCTCTCTTCTGTATATGTGGAATTCCACTACCCATACCTTTTTCATAGGGTGTTAAGAAATCTCTCCATCTCTAGAAGATGTCTATGAGATATTGATACTTCCCTCGTTTGTAGATGGTGAAGTGGTCAACATCTCTTTATCTCCTGATGACTCTAAAGTTGTGAAATTCTTTGAAGATGCAATGAAGAAAACTTTAAAGAAATTAGTTTTGAAGGCAGCGAGGAAAGGAAAAGCCCCCAGCAAGGAAGTACCAGAAGATACTAGTGTTGGCGGAGACAATGGTTCTAGGGCCAACTTCTGGGGATGGATCAGGTACTTTTGGAGGGGATATGCTGATGGCGTAGATGAGGAAGCCAATAGAGACTCCTTGAAGGCAAGCACTAACTTTGTTGTTGGAGAAGGTAATTCTAGCTCTTATGTCTTGAAGCCTTTATTGCCTTTTTACTTTCTCGCCATCTGTTTGAGGGATATCCCTATGAGAAGATTTTGAGTAGGCATTTCCCTTTAGCTGTTAAACTAGCCAAAGGACAATCCTTTCCTCTTGCTCCTTATTTCCTAGGAACTTTGTATTCTCATTTAGATCATTTTACCTTTGACTTGCAACACTCATGGGGTAGATTTCAAGTTGAAACCTTTGTACCCGTTgccttttttgaaaatatgattgTGGGAACACTTTAGGAATTATGCCCTTATTCTTAAGGTGCTAAACTTTTAGAGGACCAATCTGCCATCACCCCAAGGGCTGCCACGCTTTTGGCGTTGGAACAAGATGGCAGTGTCTTCAAACAGCTTTTTTAGCAAAGTATTAGATGACCCTACTAATTGGACAGCTAGACCTTACGCTGTCTTAGAGGGTGGATTTTCCCCACTGTTCACTTCCTTGGAAAGCATTTATGTTTCTCGTTACAGAGACACCCCTTGGTCTGAGGAAGAACTTTCTTTTGTTTCATGTGCTATTCCCTCTCATCTTCAGGCACGCTTTCAAGATGTGTATGAAACTCAAACTTATAATCCCCATAGGTTTGCTTGCCAATTTGGTTTTGACCAAGGCATACTAGGCATCTCTCTACTTTAGCTTTACCCGCTGTAGTGGCCTCCTTAGTCTTTAGAAGAGAGAACCTCATCAAGATATTGTTATCAAATCCTGAAATCCCCTTTACTTCCCCCACCAGAATTGGACTACCCTCACTTAGGTTCAAGTCGTGGTGGTCCGACATTAGAGAAAGTGTTAGGAATTTTGGGGAAAGTGGTGCCCAGAGAGTGGATGTCCCACCTATTTTTTAGGGTGATTTGACTTTAAAACTCCTTCTCAAAGCCAAACCTTCAGGCACtaagaggaagaagaatgcAAAAACCCCTTTTAGCAAGAAGCCCAAGGTACATTCTCTTCTCTATAGTGACTAAACTCTTGTAACCTTTTCTTTTAGTCAATGGAGTAAGTAAAAtttcttcctttctctaatTTTGACCTTTGACAGGTGACAGGCTTTGTTCCCCAAGCTCAACCTAGAGCAAAAGACACTTTTTCAATTCAAGAGGTTTTTGTACAGGAAATGACTTCT comes from Castanea sativa cultivar Marrone di Chiusa Pesio chromosome 3, ASM4071231v1 and encodes:
- the LOC142629880 gene encoding pantoate--beta-alanine ligase, yielding MEKTHNSQIPTESSHKNEKEPEIITDKNQMRKWSRAMRSQGKTIGLVPTMGYLHEGHISLIKEAHKHTNLIVVSIYVNPGQFSPTEDLSTYPSDFDGDIQKLMAVPGGVDVVFHPYNLYDYGNSGVGGDGEVEKKGAVSCVEERGLGHETWVRVERLEKGMCGKSRPVFFRGVATVVTKLFNIVEPDVALFGKKDYQQWRIIQRMVRDLDFSIEVIGSDIVRENDGLAMSSRNVHLSTEERKKALSINRSLSRAKFAAEKGQVNSGELRNMIIQEINEAGGRIDYAEIVDQETLEAVEEIKSPVVFCIAAWFGKVRLMDNMEINI